One genomic window of Vespula pensylvanica isolate Volc-1 chromosome 12, ASM1446617v1, whole genome shotgun sequence includes the following:
- the LOC122633351 gene encoding uncharacterized protein LOC122633351 — MAKVKKVTVALQSEVNNEEDWQELLERPGLIVVDVYSDWSGPCVAMIGILRKIKMEIAGEAINYAIAKNDEIEDLQRFRGLSEPVWMFLQNGKMVNLIFGADAPVLQKKLLTEFRRVQEDISPSWEISPSQRGPKEDARWQKEEAVRKLIEDKEREEKETKEKEEYERFMKQMTLELSELMIVVMYPWVFKDSQGNPKIKMQCLPYTELVRDLLRQLYDVQEELRIQLDEDSIKKMFVESNVVINDELITGLTDGKCMAIRLKARPPPTEWPIPYPYVCSDDVPPENCPVRAINDVENFFHDLLETQSYRKTIVGDLFKMPRDSISGTYMERHFYEYEADPEDEEDTSRIDPPIWAPSNVFIFARSKVHVFLTLFPEYMAENHPYEVAKPPAPFCAFKYHAKKLEDLKNSVESYSEAIVYFGAFLYDDPLLIRKIADNIEEFKRKVPKVTTEVFIVVIRKINEEVFLGFAGINPYYATENEDEVKKVIAIYFSEEKEVIEDYYYAAEEEVEEEYYEENVYY; from the exons ATGGCGAAAGTCAAGAAAGTAACCGTCGCGCTACAGAGCGAGGTTAACAACGAAGAAGATTGGCAAGAATTGTTAGAACGGCCAGGTCTTATAGTAGTTGACGTTTATTCCGATTGGAGTGGACCTTGCGTAGCTATGATCGGTATCCTACGAAAAATCAAAATGGAGATTGCAGGCGAAGCGATAAACTATGCGATTGCTAAGAACGACGAGATCGAAGACCTTCAAAGATTTCGTGGTTTGAGCGAACCAGTATGGATGTTTCTTCAAAATGGTAAAATGGTTAACCTGATATTCGGTGCTGACGCACCGGtattgcaaaaaaaattgttgaccGAATTCCGAAGGGTTCAGGAGGATATATCGCCTTCTTGGGAAATTTCTCCTAGTCAACGTGGTCCCAAAGAAGATGCACGATGGCAAAAGGAGGAAGCCGTAAG gAAATTGATCGAGgataaggagagagaagagaaagagactaaggagaaggaagaatacGAAAGGTTTATGAAACAAATGACGTTGGAACTTAGCGAATTGATGATCGTTGTTATGTATCCATGGGTATTTAAGGATAGTCAAGGGAATCCAAAGATCAAAATGCAATGTCTACCTTATACGGAATTGGTACGTGATCTACTCCGACAATTATACGATGTTCAAGAGGAATTAAGGATTCAACTTGACGAGGAtagtataaagaaaatgttcgtCGAGAGTAACGTCGTAATTAACGACGAACTTATAACAG gcTTGACCGATGGCAAATGTATGGCTATTAGATTGAAAGCTAGACCACCGCCAACAGAATGGCCTATTCCTTATCCTTACGTATGCTCTGACGATGTACCACCTGAAAATTGTCCTGTAAGAGCTATAAACgacgttgaaaatttttttcacgatttgTTAGAGACTCAATCATATAGAAAAACCATTGTTGGTGATTTGTTCAAAATGCCAAGAGATTCGATAAGTGGTACATATATGGAAAGACATTTTTACGAATACGAGGCTGATccagaagacgaagaagatacAAGTAGAATCGATCCACCTATTTGGGCACCTTCTAatgtattcatattt GCAAGAAGTAAAGTACACGTTTTCCTAACACTATTCCCAGAATACATGGCCGAGAATCATCCTTACGAAGTAGCAAAACCACCAGCCCCTTTTTGTGCCTTTAAATATCATGCCAAAAAGCTTgaagatttgaaaaatagCGTTGAAAGTTATTCAGAAGCCATTGTATATTTTGGTGCCTTTTTGTACGACGATCCTCTCTTGATACGAAAGATTGCTGACAATATTGAagagtttaaaagaaaa gtACCGAAAGTAACGACAGAGGTCTTCATAGTTGTTATCCgaaagataaacgaagaagTTTTCTTAGGATTTGCTGGAATCAATCCCTATTATGCCACTGAGAACGAAGATGAGGTAAAAAAAGTGATCGCCATTTATTTCTCAGAGGAAAAGGAGGTTAttgaagattattattacgcggcagaagaggaggtggaggaagaatattacgaagaaaacgtTTATTATTAG